One segment of Micromonospora parathelypteridis DNA contains the following:
- a CDS encoding TetR/AcrR family transcriptional regulator, giving the protein MPRQGLTSARVSAAAAELADSVGLSRLTVAAVARHFGVSDAALYVHVRSRDALIQHVAVRAAATFADDLAIAVAGRAGHRALVGFADAWRAFAVEHPGQYAAIQLPLPPEVGTNSAGHLRMIELSYAMLRGYGLDEPALTDAIRFVRSTFHGFASLENADGFDHPRAVDASWHSIIDAMHTTLSNWPTGTREQK; this is encoded by the coding sequence ATGCCTCGGCAGGGTCTGACAAGCGCGCGCGTCTCGGCCGCCGCAGCCGAGCTGGCCGACTCGGTCGGCCTGTCCCGGTTGACCGTTGCCGCCGTCGCACGGCACTTCGGGGTCTCGGACGCCGCCCTGTACGTGCACGTCCGCAGTCGCGACGCGCTGATCCAGCACGTCGCGGTCCGGGCGGCGGCCACGTTCGCCGACGACCTGGCGATCGCCGTGGCTGGTCGAGCGGGCCACCGGGCTCTCGTCGGGTTCGCCGACGCCTGGCGCGCGTTCGCCGTCGAGCACCCCGGGCAGTACGCCGCGATACAGCTCCCGCTACCGCCCGAGGTCGGCACGAACTCGGCGGGACACCTACGCATGATCGAGCTGAGCTACGCGATGCTGCGCGGGTACGGGCTCGACGAGCCGGCTCTGACCGACGCGATCCGATTCGTCCGCAGCACCTTTCACGGCTTCGCGAGCCTTGAGAACGCCGACGGCTTCGACCATCCCCGCGCTGTCGACGCGTCGTGGCACTCGATCATCGACGCGATGCACACCACGCTGAGCAACTGGCCAACCGGAACACGGGAGCAGAAGTGA
- a CDS encoding glutathione-independent formaldehyde dehydrogenase has translation MRAVVYADVRTVEVREVPDATLEAETDALVRVTSTALCGTDLHMYDGRTSAEPGLVLGHEPLGVVQEVGSAVQTVRPGTRVVIPTHLFCGTCVMCARGRSAACLRARAEGPGAAYGYAGMGPYRGAQAGLLRVPWADANCVPVPGEPGDAYEDDFVLLADAFVTGWHAAATLAGVEPGDTVAVFGAGTIGLLGAYSALLRGAGVVYCVDDVDARLDKAGEIGAVPIDFRRGDPVEQIRADRARAGLPLGEEKLGGVDKVIDAVGFQARDRERPDQERPDQVISDAARLVNPTGAIAVAGVYPDRDPHPGPGADGHENLVAPWGTLFSKGVAVRFGRTHDRRYTVLLRDLVVAGRARPSVVVTHHGALADAPELYRSFDRRENGLIKAVLHPS, from the coding sequence ATGCGAGCCGTCGTCTACGCGGACGTCCGGACCGTCGAGGTGCGCGAGGTGCCCGACGCGACGCTGGAGGCGGAGACCGACGCCCTCGTACGGGTCACCTCCACCGCTCTGTGCGGCACCGACCTGCACATGTACGACGGACGGACCAGCGCCGAACCCGGGCTCGTGCTCGGCCACGAGCCGTTGGGTGTGGTGCAGGAGGTCGGCAGCGCCGTGCAGACCGTCCGTCCGGGCACCCGGGTGGTGATCCCCACGCACCTGTTCTGCGGGACGTGTGTGATGTGCGCGCGAGGGCGCTCGGCGGCCTGTCTCCGGGCTCGGGCCGAGGGTCCGGGCGCGGCGTACGGCTATGCCGGGATGGGTCCCTATCGGGGTGCTCAGGCAGGCCTGCTGCGCGTGCCGTGGGCCGACGCGAACTGCGTACCCGTGCCCGGTGAGCCGGGCGACGCGTACGAGGACGACTTCGTGCTGCTCGCCGACGCGTTCGTCACGGGGTGGCATGCCGCCGCCACCCTTGCCGGAGTCGAGCCCGGTGACACGGTGGCCGTGTTCGGCGCCGGCACCATCGGCCTGCTCGGCGCCTACTCGGCGCTGCTGCGAGGCGCCGGGGTGGTGTACTGCGTGGACGACGTCGACGCCCGGCTCGACAAGGCCGGCGAGATCGGCGCTGTGCCGATCGACTTCCGCCGTGGCGACCCGGTCGAGCAGATCCGCGCCGACCGGGCTCGGGCCGGGCTGCCGCTCGGCGAGGAGAAGCTGGGCGGAGTCGACAAGGTCATCGACGCGGTCGGGTTCCAGGCCCGGGACCGGGAGCGCCCCGACCAGGAGCGGCCGGACCAGGTCATCTCCGACGCAGCCCGGCTGGTCAACCCCACCGGCGCGATCGCGGTCGCCGGTGTCTACCCGGACCGGGACCCGCACCCCGGCCCCGGCGCGGACGGTCACGAAAATCTGGTCGCACCGTGGGGGACGTTGTTCAGCAAGGGTGTCGCGGTTCGGTTCGGCCGCACCCACGACCGCCGCTACACCGTGCTGCTGCGCGACCTGGTCGTCGCCGGACGTGCCCGTCCCAGCGTTGTCGTGACCCACCACGGCGCCCTCGCCGACGCACCGGAGCTGTACCGCAGCTTCGACCGCCGGGAGAACGGGTTGATCAAGGCGGTGCTGCACCCGAGCTGA
- the mmsA gene encoding multiple monosaccharide ABC transporter ATP-binding protein yields the protein MSDVPILLEMRSITKEFPGVKALSDVNLVVRAGEIHAICGENGAGKSTLMKVLSGVYPHGTYDGQIVYQGSESKFSDIRASENAGIVIIHQELALIPGMSIAENIFLGNEPRKRGAIDWKAANRMALDLMARVGLEEDPDTLIKDIGVGKQQLVEIAKAFAKDVKLLILDEPTAALNEADSRHLLDLLRGFRSRGITSIMISHKLNEIEAIADQITILRDGRTVETLDVKADGVDEDRIVRGMVGRELSSRFPDHTPKIGDVFFEVRNWNVRHPISADRQVCKNESFVVRRGEIVGFAGLMGAGRTELAMSVFGRSYGVFESGTIIKDGKEIVLKSVADAIDNGLAYVSEDRKAIGLNLLDDIKTSTVAAKLSKISHHGVLNEVEEYQAAEAYRKELRTKAPTVDESVSKLSGGNQQKVVLAKWMFTDPDLLILDEPTRGIDVGAKYEIYGIIQRLADQGKGVVVISSELPELIGLCDRIYTVFEGAITGEIARADATPENLMKQMTSTKKMLTR from the coding sequence ATGAGCGACGTGCCCATCCTCCTTGAGATGCGCTCCATCACCAAGGAGTTTCCCGGAGTCAAGGCCCTCTCCGACGTCAACCTGGTGGTTCGCGCCGGCGAGATCCATGCCATCTGTGGCGAGAACGGTGCGGGCAAGTCCACCCTGATGAAGGTGCTCAGCGGGGTCTACCCACACGGCACCTACGACGGCCAGATCGTCTACCAGGGGTCGGAGAGCAAGTTCTCCGACATCCGGGCGAGCGAGAACGCCGGAATCGTGATCATCCACCAGGAGCTCGCACTCATTCCTGGCATGTCGATCGCCGAGAACATCTTCCTCGGCAACGAACCGCGCAAGCGGGGCGCGATCGACTGGAAGGCCGCGAACCGGATGGCGCTGGACCTGATGGCCCGGGTCGGTCTGGAAGAGGACCCGGACACCCTGATCAAGGACATCGGCGTCGGCAAGCAGCAGCTCGTGGAGATCGCGAAGGCGTTCGCCAAGGACGTGAAGCTGCTCATCCTGGACGAGCCGACCGCAGCGCTCAACGAGGCCGACTCCCGGCACCTGCTGGACCTGCTGCGTGGTTTCCGTTCGCGCGGCATCACCTCGATCATGATCTCGCACAAGCTGAACGAGATCGAGGCGATCGCCGACCAGATCACCATCCTGCGTGACGGCCGGACCGTGGAGACCCTCGACGTCAAGGCGGACGGGGTCGACGAGGACCGGATCGTGCGCGGCATGGTCGGCCGTGAGCTGAGCAGCCGGTTCCCGGACCACACCCCGAAGATCGGTGACGTCTTCTTCGAGGTTCGCAACTGGAACGTGCGGCACCCGATCTCCGCCGACCGGCAGGTCTGCAAGAACGAGAGCTTCGTGGTTCGCCGCGGCGAGATCGTCGGCTTCGCCGGTCTGATGGGCGCGGGCCGCACGGAGTTGGCGATGAGTGTCTTCGGCCGCTCCTACGGGGTGTTCGAGTCGGGCACGATCATCAAGGACGGCAAGGAGATCGTCCTGAAGTCGGTCGCCGACGCGATCGACAACGGGCTCGCGTACGTCAGCGAGGACCGCAAGGCGATCGGACTCAACCTGCTCGACGACATCAAGACGTCGACGGTGGCCGCCAAGCTGTCCAAGATCTCGCACCACGGCGTCCTGAACGAGGTCGAGGAGTACCAGGCGGCTGAGGCGTACCGCAAGGAGTTGCGGACCAAGGCCCCGACGGTCGACGAGAGCGTCTCCAAGCTCTCCGGCGGCAACCAGCAGAAGGTCGTCCTGGCGAAGTGGATGTTCACCGACCCGGACCTGCTGATCCTCGACGAGCCGACGCGCGGCATCGACGTGGGTGCTAAGTACGAGATCTACGGCATCATCCAGCGGCTCGCTGACCAGGGGAAGGGCGTCGTCGTCATCTCCTCGGAGTTGCCGGAGCTGATCGGGCTCTGCGACCGCATCTACACCGTGTTCGAAGGCGCCATCACGGGCGAGATCGCCCGGGCCGACGCCACCCCGGAAAACCTCATGAAGCAGATGACCTCGACGAAGAAGATGCTGACACGATGA
- the mmsB gene encoding multiple monosaccharide ABC transporter permease yields MSRLKDLQKNLFGGTTSNARQFGMIFTLVAIVLIFQIWTDGLTLRSDNLIALFQQNSYILILAIGMLMVIVAGHIDLSVGSVAAFAGILVAKSMTEWDLPWPVAILFGLAIGAIIGAWQGFWVAYIGVPAFIVTLAGMLLFRGGNQFIGNAQSVPVPEGFREIGSGFLPEFGPDTGYNNATLLLGLAAAVAVVWREIRARNTRRAMDADPAPMWVSILRMGIMVGVIAFASLRFASGRVGTSFPISGIILLVLVIAYSFYTRNTAGGRHIYAVGGNSRAAELSGVKLKRVNFFVMMNMSILAALAGMIFVARSAASGPQDGNGWELDAIAAVFIGGAAVAGGIGTISGSIVGGLVMAVLNNGLQLQGVGTDKVQIIKGLVLLLAVAIDVYNKSQGRFSIIGSLMRPFRRDDSAAPASPPDAEREPAKAAVSG; encoded by the coding sequence ATGAGCCGATTGAAGGACCTTCAGAAGAACCTGTTCGGAGGCACCACCTCCAACGCTCGCCAGTTCGGGATGATCTTCACCCTGGTGGCGATCGTCCTGATCTTCCAGATCTGGACCGATGGGCTGACCCTGCGATCGGACAACCTGATCGCGCTGTTCCAGCAGAACTCGTACATCCTGATCCTGGCCATCGGCATGCTCATGGTGATCGTCGCCGGGCACATCGACCTCTCGGTCGGCTCGGTCGCCGCCTTCGCGGGCATTCTGGTCGCCAAGTCGATGACCGAGTGGGATCTGCCCTGGCCCGTCGCCATCCTGTTCGGCCTCGCCATCGGTGCCATCATCGGCGCCTGGCAGGGCTTCTGGGTGGCCTATATCGGGGTGCCGGCGTTCATCGTCACCCTGGCCGGCATGCTGCTGTTCCGCGGCGGCAACCAGTTCATCGGCAACGCGCAGAGCGTTCCGGTGCCGGAGGGCTTCCGGGAGATCGGCTCCGGCTTCCTGCCCGAGTTCGGTCCGGACACCGGCTACAACAACGCGACGCTGCTGCTCGGTCTGGCCGCTGCGGTGGCGGTGGTGTGGCGCGAGATCCGGGCCCGCAACACCCGTCGGGCGATGGACGCCGACCCGGCGCCCATGTGGGTCTCGATCCTGCGGATGGGCATCATGGTCGGGGTCATCGCCTTCGCCTCGCTGCGCTTCGCCAGCGGTCGCGTCGGCACCAGCTTCCCGATCTCCGGCATCATCCTGCTGGTTCTGGTCATCGCGTACTCGTTCTACACCCGCAACACGGCCGGTGGTCGGCACATCTACGCGGTGGGCGGCAACTCCCGGGCGGCTGAGCTGTCCGGCGTGAAGCTCAAGCGGGTCAACTTCTTCGTCATGATGAACATGTCCATCCTGGCCGCGCTGGCCGGCATGATCTTCGTGGCCCGTTCGGCGGCCTCCGGCCCGCAGGACGGCAACGGCTGGGAGCTGGACGCCATCGCCGCGGTCTTCATCGGTGGCGCTGCCGTCGCCGGTGGTATCGGCACCATCAGCGGCTCGATCGTCGGTGGTCTCGTCATGGCCGTGCTCAACAACGGCCTCCAGCTCCAGGGCGTGGGCACCGACAAGGTCCAGATCATCAAGGGCCTCGTCCTGCTGCTGGCCGTCGCGATCGACGTCTACAACAAGAGCCAGGGGCGGTTCTCCATCATCGGAAGTCTGATGCGGCCGTTCCGGCGCGACGACTCCGCCGCACCCGCCTCACCGCCGGACGCGGAGCGCGAGCCCGCCAAGGCAGCGGTGTCCGGCTGA
- a CDS encoding substrate-binding domain-containing protein → MRKFFGTSVVAVSAAAMLALAGCGSGRDGDSGSNGEAAKGFAANSLIGVALPAKTSENWVLAGELFTNGLKEAGFQGDVQYAGASTTVADQQAQITAMVTKGAKVIVIGATDAAQLSTQVAAAHSAGVKVIAYDRLITNTPDLDYYVAFDNFKVGQLQGQALLDGMKAKKPNGPYNIELFSGSPDDNNAGVFFDGAMSVLKPEIDKGTVVVASGQKDVKQTAIQGWKAEGAQARMDQLLTSTYGSKELDGVLSPNDTLARAILTSVKGAGKPTPVVTGQDSEVESVKSIVAGEQYMTINKDTRNLVKETINMVKALQAGNTPQVNDTKSYNNGSKVVDTFLLPPVAVTKANVVEAYANDPKLAPLTK, encoded by the coding sequence ATGCGTAAATTCTTCGGCACGTCGGTGGTCGCCGTCAGCGCCGCCGCCATGCTGGCCCTCGCCGGCTGCGGCTCCGGCCGTGACGGCGACTCCGGCTCCAACGGCGAGGCCGCCAAGGGCTTCGCGGCGAACTCCCTGATCGGTGTCGCCCTGCCGGCCAAGACTTCGGAAAACTGGGTCCTCGCCGGTGAGCTCTTCACCAACGGTCTCAAGGAGGCCGGTTTCCAGGGTGACGTGCAGTACGCCGGCGCGTCGACCACGGTCGCCGACCAGCAGGCCCAGATCACCGCCATGGTCACCAAGGGTGCCAAGGTCATCGTCATCGGCGCGACCGACGCCGCGCAGCTGTCGACCCAGGTCGCCGCTGCCCACTCGGCCGGCGTGAAGGTCATCGCCTACGACCGGCTGATCACCAACACCCCGGACCTCGACTACTACGTCGCGTTCGACAACTTCAAGGTCGGCCAGCTCCAGGGCCAGGCCCTGCTGGACGGCATGAAGGCCAAGAAGCCGAACGGCCCGTACAACATCGAGCTGTTCTCCGGCTCGCCGGACGACAACAACGCCGGTGTCTTCTTCGACGGCGCGATGAGCGTGCTCAAGCCGGAGATCGACAAGGGCACCGTGGTCGTCGCCTCGGGTCAGAAGGACGTCAAGCAGACCGCCATCCAGGGCTGGAAGGCCGAGGGTGCGCAGGCCCGCATGGACCAGCTGCTGACCTCGACCTACGGCAGCAAGGAGCTGGACGGCGTCCTCTCCCCGAACGACACGCTGGCCCGCGCGATCCTGACCTCGGTCAAGGGCGCTGGCAAGCCGACCCCGGTCGTCACCGGTCAGGACTCCGAGGTTGAGTCGGTCAAGTCGATCGTCGCTGGCGAGCAGTACATGACGATCAACAAGGACACCCGCAACCTGGTGAAGGAGACCATCAACATGGTCAAGGCTCTCCAGGCCGGTAACACCCCGCAGGTGAACGACACCAAGTCCTACAACAACGGCAGCAAGGTCGTCGACACGTTCCTGCTCCCGCCGGTCGCCGTTACCAAGGCGAACGTGGTGGAGGCATACGCCAACGACCCGAAGCTCGCGCCGCTCACCAAGTAA
- a CDS encoding ROK family transcriptional regulator, giving the protein MAIPVQSRPAGVGRNNESPLPSVPGASQEEIRRQNLGAVLRYVHLNGPTSRAELTSRLGLNRSTIGALAAELVASGLVTEEAPTTARRAGRPSLVVSPRSDRVYAQALSIDADRLRAARVGLGGRILDRREVARPTGMSASDAVGPLADLVRELERSVAADALLVGGAVAVTDTTRDPDGRIRIASVDETLGTALEAEFSAGPGFVAGDLADIAGLAEHVRGVAVGIDDVIYLHGDLGISAGIIVGGRLMIGHRGHSGKVGHMVVNPNGLPCGCGSRGCWETEIGEAALLRHAGRDPGDRPAVAEVLRAAADGDPIARAAVERVADWLGFGVANLVNVVNPDAVVFGGSLRDIFTAGADVVRRRLDTMPLPASREHLRLRAAALGRDAVLIGAAELAFDKLLADPLNVGVAGQVGTAEPA; this is encoded by the coding sequence GTGGCGATACCCGTCCAGTCCAGGCCAGCCGGCGTCGGCCGCAACAACGAATCCCCGTTGCCGTCGGTCCCCGGCGCCAGCCAGGAGGAGATCCGGCGGCAGAACCTCGGCGCTGTACTGCGCTACGTCCATCTGAACGGGCCGACGTCAAGGGCCGAGCTGACCAGCCGACTCGGCCTCAATCGCAGCACCATCGGCGCTCTCGCGGCCGAACTGGTCGCCAGCGGCCTGGTCACCGAGGAGGCGCCGACCACCGCGCGCCGCGCCGGCCGCCCGTCGCTGGTTGTCAGTCCCCGCTCCGACCGGGTCTACGCACAGGCCCTGAGCATCGACGCGGACCGGCTTCGTGCCGCCCGGGTCGGCCTCGGTGGGCGCATCCTCGACCGGCGAGAGGTCGCCCGCCCCACTGGCATGTCGGCGAGCGACGCCGTCGGGCCGCTCGCTGACCTGGTCCGTGAACTGGAACGGTCCGTGGCCGCCGACGCGCTGCTGGTCGGTGGCGCCGTCGCGGTCACCGACACCACCCGTGACCCGGACGGCAGGATCCGGATCGCCAGCGTCGACGAGACGCTCGGCACCGCGCTCGAGGCGGAGTTCAGCGCCGGCCCCGGCTTCGTAGCCGGTGACCTGGCTGACATCGCGGGCCTGGCCGAGCACGTCCGAGGCGTGGCGGTGGGCATCGACGACGTCATCTACCTGCACGGCGATCTCGGCATCAGCGCCGGCATCATCGTGGGTGGCCGATTGATGATCGGCCACCGGGGCCACAGCGGCAAGGTCGGTCACATGGTCGTCAACCCGAATGGCCTGCCCTGCGGCTGCGGCTCGCGTGGCTGCTGGGAGACCGAGATCGGCGAAGCCGCGCTGCTGCGCCACGCGGGCCGGGATCCCGGCGACCGCCCTGCGGTGGCCGAGGTGCTGCGCGCGGCGGCGGACGGCGACCCGATCGCCCGGGCGGCGGTCGAGCGGGTCGCCGACTGGCTCGGCTTCGGCGTGGCCAACCTGGTCAACGTGGTCAACCCGGATGCCGTGGTGTTCGGTGGGTCGCTTCGCGACATCTTCACCGCCGGAGCGGACGTCGTCCGGAGGCGGTTGGACACCATGCCACTGCCAGCCTCCCGTGAGCACCTGCGGCTGCGCGCTGCGGCACTCGGCCGCGACGCCGTGCTGATCGGCGCCGCCGAGTTGGCCTTCGACAAGCTCCTGGCCGACCCGCTGAACGTGGGCGTGGCGGGCCAGGTCGGGACCGCCGAGCCCGCGTAG
- a CDS encoding ATP-binding cassette domain-containing protein, which yields MTASSDAIVAEGLRKRYRDRYALDGFDLRVRQGTVCGLLGPNGAGKTTSVRILSTLLRLDEGRAEVAGFDVTRQADQVRYRIGLVGQQPALDEALSGRQNLVLFGRLFHLGRRRARRRAVELLEGFGLADAAEQPVSTYSGGMRRRLDLAAGMILAPSVLFLDEPTTGLDPRGRNEVWESVRALVHTGTTVLLTTQHLDEADQLADRISVVDGGRVIAEGTPDDLKTQLGGDRIEVVVADPADLATAVAQVRRVLDVEPTADPDRRMLSVRVGHPAGALVEVLRALDAVQVPVADVALRRPTLDEVFLHLTGDRTRTAAEVAA from the coding sequence GTGACGGCGAGCAGTGACGCGATAGTGGCCGAAGGGCTGCGTAAGCGCTATCGGGACCGGTACGCGCTGGACGGCTTCGACCTGCGGGTACGACAGGGGACGGTGTGCGGCCTGCTCGGCCCGAACGGGGCCGGCAAGACCACCTCGGTGCGGATCCTGTCCACGCTGCTCCGGCTGGACGAGGGTCGTGCCGAGGTCGCCGGGTTCGACGTGACCCGCCAGGCCGACCAGGTGCGCTACCGCATCGGGCTGGTGGGTCAGCAGCCCGCGCTGGACGAGGCGCTGAGCGGCCGACAGAATCTGGTGCTCTTCGGCCGACTGTTCCACCTGGGTCGCCGCCGGGCCCGGCGGCGGGCGGTCGAGCTGCTGGAAGGCTTCGGGCTCGCCGACGCGGCCGAGCAGCCGGTCAGCACGTACTCCGGGGGCATGCGCCGACGGCTCGACCTGGCGGCCGGCATGATCCTGGCCCCCTCGGTCCTCTTTCTCGACGAGCCCACCACCGGGCTGGACCCGCGTGGTCGCAACGAGGTGTGGGAGTCGGTCCGGGCGTTGGTGCACACCGGCACCACCGTGCTGCTCACCACCCAGCACCTGGATGAGGCTGACCAACTCGCCGACCGGATCTCGGTGGTCGACGGCGGCCGGGTGATCGCCGAGGGGACTCCGGACGACCTCAAGACCCAGCTCGGCGGCGACCGGATCGAGGTGGTCGTCGCGGACCCGGCCGACCTCGCCACCGCCGTCGCGCAGGTACGCCGGGTGCTCGACGTCGAGCCGACGGCCGACCCGGACCGGCGGATGCTGAGCGTCCGGGTTGGTCACCCGGCCGGTGCGCTCGTCGAGGTGCTGCGGGCGCTCGACGCCGTGCAGGTCCCGGTGGCGGACGTCGCACTGCGTCGCCCCACCCTGGACGAGGTGTTCCTGCATCTCACCGGAGACCGGACGCGGACCGCCGCGGAGGTGGCGGCGTGA
- a CDS encoding ABC transporter permease: protein MPAPAVDLTPGPPALLADSGTLIWRGLARWRRDPGPLIASLGFNILIVLMFAYLFGGALQVPGGGSYREFLMPGMYVMTMVFGMSLTTIAVAEDLERGVTDRLRSMPVSPLAPLVARAVADLLFALVTLAVLLLTGLAIGWRAHGGAGATLAAVGLILLLRFALIWVGIFLGLVTRGQTAVVAVQTLEFPLGFLSNAFVAPSTMPAWLGAVSAWNPLSATVGATRELFGNPGSGGDSWAAQHYPWLAVAWPIALIVVFLPLSVARYRRLSG, encoded by the coding sequence ATGCCGGCCCCGGCGGTGGATCTGACGCCCGGCCCGCCCGCCCTGCTGGCCGACAGCGGCACGCTGATCTGGCGTGGCCTGGCCCGGTGGCGGCGCGACCCCGGTCCGCTGATCGCCTCGCTCGGCTTCAACATCCTGATCGTGCTGATGTTCGCCTACCTGTTCGGCGGCGCGTTGCAGGTGCCCGGCGGCGGTAGCTACCGGGAGTTCCTGATGCCCGGCATGTACGTGATGACGATGGTGTTCGGCATGAGCCTCACCACGATCGCCGTCGCCGAGGACCTGGAGCGCGGGGTGACCGACCGGCTCCGGTCGATGCCCGTCTCGCCCCTTGCTCCGCTGGTGGCCAGGGCAGTGGCCGATCTGCTGTTCGCCCTGGTCACGCTGGCGGTCCTGTTGCTGACCGGCCTGGCGATCGGCTGGCGGGCGCACGGCGGGGCTGGCGCGACGCTGGCCGCGGTGGGGCTGATCCTGCTGCTGCGGTTCGCCCTGATCTGGGTCGGCATCTTCCTCGGGCTGGTCACTCGTGGGCAGACCGCCGTGGTCGCCGTGCAGACCCTGGAGTTTCCGCTGGGCTTCCTCTCCAACGCGTTCGTCGCCCCGTCCACCATGCCCGCCTGGCTCGGTGCGGTGTCCGCGTGGAACCCGCTGTCGGCGACCGTCGGCGCCACCCGCGAGCTGTTCGGCAACCCGGGCTCAGGTGGTGACTCTTGGGCCGCGCAGCACTACCCGTGGCTGGCGGTGGCCTGGCCGATCGCTTTGATCGTCGTCTTCCTGCCACTCTCGGTCGCCCGCTACCGGCGACTGTCCGGCTGA
- a CDS encoding DNA glycosylase AlkZ-like family protein translates to MVPHQLDRTQARRIAVRAQLLADPRPADLLTVVRQLTLVQIDPTAAVAPSADLVCWSRLGSSYQPSQLRQALEQDRTLFEHQAMVRPMDDLGLYLAAMAAWPTHERERKWLRVNDAFRRDVLDLLGRSGPLLSRDIPDTCAVPWPSSGWTNNRNVTQMLEFLVLRGEVAIAGRQGRQRWWDVAERVYPVGMPVVALEQAHRARNERRLRALGIARAKTVVVPGEPAEVGDAGEPAVVEGVPGVWRVDPAALGQPFAGRTAVLSPFDRLVHDRVRLADLFEYEYVLEMYKPKASRRWGYFALPILHGDRLVGKVDATADRRRGTLTVHAVHEDVPFTPELTRAVHEELHDLASWLMLTAEGLR, encoded by the coding sequence GTGGTTCCCCACCAACTCGATCGCACGCAGGCACGGCGGATCGCCGTCCGGGCCCAGTTGCTGGCCGACCCCCGACCGGCCGACCTGCTCACGGTGGTGCGTCAGCTGACGCTGGTGCAGATCGACCCGACGGCCGCCGTCGCTCCCAGCGCGGACCTGGTCTGCTGGAGCCGACTCGGCTCGTCGTACCAGCCGTCGCAGTTGCGGCAGGCACTCGAGCAGGATCGGACGCTCTTCGAGCACCAGGCGATGGTGCGACCGATGGACGATCTGGGGCTCTATCTCGCGGCGATGGCGGCCTGGCCCACCCACGAGCGGGAGCGGAAGTGGCTGCGCGTCAACGACGCGTTCCGGCGTGACGTGCTCGACCTGCTCGGCCGCTCCGGGCCACTGCTGTCCCGCGACATCCCCGACACGTGCGCGGTGCCGTGGCCCTCGTCCGGCTGGACCAACAACCGCAACGTCACCCAGATGCTGGAGTTCCTGGTCCTACGCGGCGAAGTCGCGATCGCCGGCCGTCAGGGCCGACAGCGGTGGTGGGACGTCGCCGAACGGGTCTACCCGGTCGGCATGCCCGTCGTTGCGCTGGAGCAGGCACACCGGGCCCGCAACGAGCGACGACTGCGGGCGCTCGGCATCGCCCGGGCGAAGACGGTGGTCGTCCCCGGCGAGCCGGCGGAGGTCGGTGACGCCGGTGAGCCGGCGGTCGTCGAGGGCGTCCCCGGAGTCTGGCGGGTGGATCCGGCCGCGCTCGGGCAGCCCTTCGCCGGGCGCACCGCGGTGTTGTCCCCGTTCGACCGGCTGGTGCACGACCGGGTCCGCCTGGCCGACCTCTTCGAGTACGAGTACGTGCTGGAGATGTACAAACCAAAGGCGAGTCGACGGTGGGGCTACTTCGCGTTGCCGATCCTGCACGGCGACCGGTTGGTCGGAAAGGTCGACGCCACCGCCGACCGCCGGCGCGGCACGCTCACCGTGCACGCCGTCCACGAGGACGTGCCCTTCACTCCGGAGCTGACCCGGGCCGTGCATGAGGAGCTGCACGACCTCGCGTCCTGGCTCATGCTGACCGCCGAGGGCCTGCGCTGA